A DNA window from Bacteroides cellulosilyticus contains the following coding sequences:
- a CDS encoding AAA family ATPase, producing MTQKEKNPFILTGAIPAEYFCDRQEESKRLIRTVTQGGNLCLISPRRMGKSKLVRFCYDKPEISEAYYTFYIDILHTSSLREFTYAFGQSVFETLRSQSRKMLTMLTQGLKSLQAKFGFDPINYTPTFSLELGDITTPEFTLKEIFQCLEQADKPCIVTFDEFQQITKYPEKNVEALLRSHIQHLGNVHFIFAGSERHLVSEIFQSSARPFYNSTDMMELHPIITQEYIPFVTKWFNTYQKTICEDLILRTYRLFEGNTYYMQKAFHEAFVNTPKEGECTESLMYNTIHSMLEDAADGYRQLLSRIPERQKEVLYAIAAEGQASKIMSAAFIKGHSLTSASAVQAATRKLLEADLLTVENEVYYVPDILLRIYLRALQGIETQL from the coding sequence ATGACCCAGAAAGAGAAGAACCCTTTTATCCTCACCGGAGCTATTCCCGCCGAATACTTCTGTGACCGCCAGGAAGAATCGAAACGCCTCATCCGCACCGTAACCCAAGGAGGCAACCTCTGCCTCATATCTCCACGCCGCATGGGTAAGTCTAAATTAGTCCGTTTCTGCTATGACAAACCGGAGATAAGCGAAGCATACTACACCTTCTATATCGACATACTCCATACCTCCAGCCTACGTGAATTTACCTATGCTTTCGGACAAAGTGTATTCGAGACTTTACGCAGCCAAAGCCGGAAGATGCTGACCATGCTGACACAGGGATTAAAATCCTTACAAGCAAAGTTTGGCTTCGACCCCATAAACTACACCCCTACTTTCAGCCTTGAATTAGGAGACATCACCACACCCGAATTCACCTTGAAAGAGATATTTCAATGTCTGGAACAAGCAGACAAACCCTGTATCGTAACATTCGACGAATTCCAGCAGATAACTAAATATCCCGAAAAGAATGTGGAAGCCTTGCTCCGTTCCCACATCCAGCACCTCGGAAATGTCCATTTTATCTTTGCCGGAAGCGAACGTCATCTGGTGTCGGAAATATTCCAGTCATCGGCACGCCCTTTCTATAATAGTACCGACATGATGGAGCTTCATCCCATAATCACCCAAGAATACATACCTTTCGTAACGAAATGGTTCAATACTTATCAAAAGACAATTTGTGAAGACTTAATACTACGCACCTACCGGCTCTTCGAAGGAAACACTTACTATATGCAAAAAGCCTTCCACGAAGCCTTCGTCAACACACCAAAGGAAGGCGAATGCACAGAATCTCTGATGTACAACACCATCCACAGTATGCTTGAAGATGCTGCTGACGGTTACCGACAACTATTGTCGCGCATTCCCGAAAGACAAAAGGAAGTACTCTATGCAATAGCCGCCGAAGGACAGGCAAGCAAGATTATGAGTGCCGCTTTCATCAAAGGTCACTCACTAACCTCTGCCAGTGCCGTGCAAGCAGCAACGCGAAAACTACTGGAAGCCGACTTGCTGACAGTAGAAAACGAAGTTTATTATGTGCCCGACATCTTATTACGCATTTATTTAAGGGCGTTACAGGGAATTGAAACGCAGCTATAA
- the serS gene encoding serine--tRNA ligase — protein MLTIKQITENTDAVIRGLEKKHFKNAKETIDQVIAFNDKRRSTQSILDNNLSEVNSISKSIGQLMKEGKKEEAETAKSRVAELKEANKTLQAEMDQAAEDMQNLLYTIPNVPYDEVPEGVGAEDNVVEKMGGMETELPKDALPHWELTKKYDLIDFDLGVKITGAGFPVYKGKGAQLQRALINFFLDEARKSGYMEIMPPTVVNAASGYGTGQLPDKEGQMYHCEVDDLYLIPTAEVPVTNIYRDVILEEKQLPIKNCAYTQCFRREAGSYGKDVRGLNRLHEFSKVELVRIDKPEHSKESHKEMLDHVEGLLQKLELPYRILRLCGGDMSFTAALCFDFEVYSEAQKRWLEVSSVSNFDTYQANRLKCRYRSGEKKTELCHTLNGSALALPRIVAALLENNQTPEGIRIPKALVPYTGFEMID, from the coding sequence ATGCTTACCATCAAACAAATTACAGAAAACACCGACGCGGTGATCCGCGGACTGGAAAAGAAGCATTTCAAAAATGCGAAAGAAACAATAGACCAGGTAATTGCCTTTAACGACAAAAGACGTAGCACACAGTCTATATTAGATAATAACCTCTCTGAAGTAAACTCGATTTCCAAATCCATCGGACAATTGATGAAAGAAGGAAAGAAAGAGGAAGCAGAAACTGCCAAAAGCCGTGTAGCCGAACTTAAAGAAGCCAACAAGACGTTGCAGGCCGAAATGGACCAGGCTGCCGAAGATATGCAGAACCTGCTCTATACCATTCCGAATGTACCTTATGATGAAGTACCCGAAGGTGTAGGTGCTGAAGATAATGTAGTAGAGAAAATGGGCGGTATGGAAACCGAACTCCCCAAAGACGCACTGCCTCACTGGGAACTGACAAAGAAATATGATTTGATAGATTTCGACCTGGGCGTGAAGATAACAGGAGCCGGCTTCCCGGTTTATAAAGGAAAAGGTGCGCAGTTGCAACGCGCGTTGATCAACTTCTTCCTGGACGAAGCCCGCAAGTCCGGTTATATGGAAATCATGCCTCCGACTGTTGTAAATGCCGCTTCCGGTTACGGAACAGGCCAGTTGCCTGACAAAGAAGGTCAGATGTATCATTGCGAAGTAGATGATTTATATCTGATTCCGACGGCAGAAGTACCTGTGACGAACATCTATCGGGATGTGATTCTGGAAGAGAAACAACTTCCGATCAAGAACTGCGCCTATACACAATGTTTCCGCCGTGAAGCAGGCTCTTATGGCAAGGATGTGCGCGGCTTGAACCGTTTGCATGAGTTCTCTAAAGTGGAACTGGTTCGCATTGACAAGCCGGAACATTCTAAAGAGTCTCACAAAGAGATGTTGGATCATGTAGAAGGTCTGCTGCAGAAGCTGGAATTACCCTATCGTATACTCCGCCTTTGTGGGGGGGATATGAGTTTTACGGCTGCGCTTTGCTTCGACTTTGAGGTTTATTCCGAAGCACAGAAACGCTGGTTGGAAGTAAGTTCGGTATCCAATTTCGATACCTACCAGGCTAATCGCCTGAAATGCCGCTACCGCAGTGGAGAAAAGAAGACAGAGCTTTGCCATACTCTGAACGGTTCCGCACTGGCACTGCCGCGCATCGTTGCCGCTTTGCTGGAAAACAACCAGACGCCGGAAGGTATTCGGATCCCGAAAGCATTGGTGCCGTATACGGGATTTGAAATGATTGACTGA
- the rpmA gene encoding 50S ribosomal protein L27, translated as MAHKKGVGSSKNGRESQSKRLGVKIFGGEVCKAGNIIIRQRGTEFHPGNNIGMGRDHTLFALVDGTVQFKVTKEDRRYVSVIPAESTEA; from the coding sequence ATGGCACATAAAAAAGGTGTCGGTAGTTCTAAGAACGGCCGCGAATCACAGAGCAAGAGATTAGGCGTTAAGATATTTGGTGGCGAAGTTTGCAAAGCAGGCAACATCATCATTCGTCAAAGAGGTACTGAATTCCACCCGGGTAACAACATCGGTATGGGTAGAGACCACACTCTTTTCGCTTTAGTAGACGGAACTGTACAGTTCAAAGTAACCAAGGAAGACAGACGTTATGTATCTGTAATCCCTGCCGAAAGCACAGAAGCGTAA
- the rplU gene encoding 50S ribosomal protein L21, translating to MYAIVEINGQQFKAEAGKKLFVHHIQNAENGTTVEFDKVLLVDKDGAITVGVPTVEGAKVVCQIVSSLVKGDKVLIFHKKRRKGHRKLNGHRQQFTELTITEVVA from the coding sequence ATGTACGCAATTGTAGAAATCAACGGTCAGCAATTTAAAGCAGAAGCTGGCAAAAAGCTGTTTGTACACCACATCCAGAATGCTGAAAACGGTACGACAGTAGAATTTGACAAGGTTCTTTTGGTAGACAAAGACGGTGCAATCACTGTAGGTGTTCCTACTGTAGAAGGTGCAAAAGTGGTTTGCCAGATTGTATCCAGCCTGGTAAAAGGTGACAAAGTTCTCATTTTCCACAAGAAAAGAAGAAAAGGTCATCGCAAGTTGAACGGTCACCGTCAACAATTCACAGAGTTAACAATTACAGAAGTAGTAGCTTAA
- a CDS encoding HAD-IA family hydrolase: MGYTTYLFDFDYTLADSSRGIVTCFRNVLNKHGYTNVTDEDIKRTIGKTLEESFSILTGVTDEEQLAGFKSEYRKEADTHMTINTVLFLETKSVLLALKDAGAFIGIISTKYRYRIKEMLDQHFPGSFFNIIVGGEDVQTAKPSPEGLLLAIKQLHVTKAETLYIGDSTVDAATAKAAGVDFAGVTHGVTTTEELAKYPHWKIMSSLEELLENDEQPTHDKQSADNEDSTANKVIPQPPVVSTPAVPAVSASPISPAPRRRKMINIWQILILAILLWLSFEEGGDSDVFMYCFILVLWYILSKRRVLPNRVLEFISPWWSPCKARLRALHIKMVRGKEIPPISEEGNICLNCDTVYTGSYCNRCGQSRNTPRYRFSNAFRNILGGFTNIDNGFGRTLLDLLYRPGYMIRDFIAGKRILYFRPFQTLFVLAALYIMAVQLVDPEALKEKKGKSPEAQRQEIVAAREQLQKRIETATDPTTQNILNKTIEGLDKKLENLETEDSTDIRKNNLIAARELLKKQMKNTKKPDQKEVLAQTIKELNQDLEKLETQNTFKKDNITLQINGDEDDELIDELLEGGSSVFNKLEKAIHNTPFLEKVWNLLKSWGHGNKAFRIIATLPLFALATLMAFRRKKNKLRYNLTEHVFIQAYIACQILLLSIIVLPFNGSAQVGDLYELPILFIFALFCLDYKQLYGYTWWRSFWTTILMFFYSLILLIIFAIIVMALIVAAVYILKPLL; encoded by the coding sequence ATGGGCTATACGACTTATCTCTTTGACTTTGATTACACGCTCGCAGACTCTTCTCGCGGCATTGTTACTTGCTTTCGCAATGTGCTCAATAAACATGGTTATACAAATGTGACCGATGAAGACATTAAACGCACCATCGGGAAAACATTGGAAGAATCTTTTTCTATCCTGACGGGAGTGACGGATGAAGAGCAGCTGGCCGGTTTTAAAAGTGAATACAGGAAAGAAGCGGACACCCACATGACAATAAACACCGTGCTTTTTCTGGAAACCAAGTCTGTACTGCTGGCCTTGAAAGATGCGGGTGCATTCATAGGTATCATCTCCACCAAATACCGTTACCGAATTAAGGAAATGCTCGACCAACATTTCCCCGGCAGTTTCTTCAATATCATTGTCGGCGGAGAAGATGTACAAACGGCCAAACCTTCGCCCGAAGGTTTGCTACTTGCCATAAAACAATTACACGTCACCAAAGCTGAAACCCTCTATATTGGTGACAGTACAGTAGATGCTGCCACAGCCAAAGCTGCAGGTGTAGACTTTGCAGGTGTAACCCATGGAGTAACTACCACCGAAGAATTAGCCAAATACCCACACTGGAAGATCATGAGTTCACTGGAAGAACTACTGGAAAATGACGAGCAACCGACCCATGATAAACAATCTGCTGACAACGAGGATTCGACTGCCAATAAAGTGATACCTCAACCTCCTGTTGTCAGTACGCCTGCAGTTCCGGCTGTTTCCGCTTCTCCCATTTCTCCTGCTCCCCGCAGAAGAAAGATGATCAATATTTGGCAAATACTGATTTTGGCAATATTGCTATGGCTGTCTTTTGAAGAAGGCGGAGACAGTGATGTTTTCATGTATTGTTTCATACTGGTGCTCTGGTACATTCTCAGCAAACGCAGGGTGCTCCCTAACCGGGTTTTGGAATTTATCTCACCTTGGTGGTCTCCTTGCAAAGCACGACTTCGCGCTCTCCACATCAAGATGGTGCGCGGAAAGGAAATCCCTCCCATCAGCGAGGAAGGTAATATCTGCCTGAATTGTGATACCGTCTATACGGGCAGCTATTGCAACCGTTGCGGTCAAAGCCGGAACACTCCCCGCTACCGCTTCAGTAATGCATTCAGAAATATATTGGGAGGATTCACCAATATTGATAATGGCTTTGGTCGAACACTTCTGGATTTACTCTACCGCCCGGGATACATGATCAGAGACTTCATTGCCGGCAAACGAATCTTATACTTCCGCCCCTTCCAGACACTATTTGTACTTGCCGCCCTTTACATCATGGCCGTGCAACTGGTAGATCCTGAAGCCTTGAAAGAGAAAAAGGGAAAGTCTCCGGAAGCTCAAAGGCAAGAAATAGTCGCTGCACGTGAACAATTACAAAAACGTATAGAAACAGCAACAGACCCGACTACCCAAAATATCCTGAATAAAACGATAGAAGGTCTGGATAAGAAACTGGAAAATCTGGAAACAGAAGATTCTACGGACATCCGGAAGAATAATCTGATAGCTGCACGTGAGCTATTGAAGAAACAGATGAAAAATACCAAGAAACCAGACCAAAAGGAGGTTTTGGCCCAAACAATAAAAGAACTGAATCAGGATCTGGAAAAACTGGAAACCCAAAACACCTTTAAAAAGGATAACATCACCCTCCAAATAAATGGTGATGAAGATGACGAACTCATAGATGAACTTCTGGAAGGTGGGTCATCAGTATTTAATAAGCTTGAAAAAGCCATTCACAATACACCTTTTCTGGAAAAAGTATGGAACTTACTGAAAAGTTGGGGCCATGGTAACAAGGCATTCCGCATTATCGCCACATTACCCCTCTTTGCTCTGGCAACGCTCATGGCTTTCCGTCGGAAAAAGAACAAACTGCGTTACAATCTGACAGAACATGTCTTTATACAGGCTTATATTGCTTGTCAGATACTCTTGCTCAGTATCATAGTGCTTCCTTTCAACGGCAGTGCACAGGTAGGCGATTTATACGAATTGCCCATACTATTCATCTTTGCCCTCTTCTGCCTGGATTATAAGCAACTGTATGGATATACCTGGTGGAGAAGTTTCTGGACTACAATACTGATGTTCTTCTATAGTTTGATACTGCTTATTATCTTTGCCATTATTGTAATGGCACTGATAGTTGCGGCGGTTTATATACTAAAGCCGCTTTTGTAG
- a CDS encoding GH92 family glycosyl hydrolase, with amino-acid sequence MKLSELSFWILLLFSFSACVSQQPDAETECYATEYVNPFIGTDFTGNTYPGAQAPFGMVQLSPDNGLPGWDRISGYFYPDSTIAGFSHTHLSGTGAGDLYDISFMPVTLPYKEADAPLGIHSLFSHDEETASAGYYQVRLKDYDINVELTATERCGIQRYTFPEADAAIFLNLRKAMNWDFTNDTRIEVVDSVTIQGYRFSDGWARDQHIYFRTRFSKPFASVQLDTAAVIKDGKRIGSSAIARFDFHTSAGEQILVTTAISGVSMEGAARNLAAEAPADDFDKYLAATRKNWNEQLSKVEIKSNDIDEKVKFYTALYHSMLAPTIYSDVDGAYYGPDKQVHQADGWTNYSTFSLWDTYRAAHPLYTYIEPQRVNDMVKSFLAFSEQNGRLPVWNFYGSETDMMIGYHAVPVIVDAYLKGIGDFDPKKALAACVATANIDEYRGIGLYKKYGYVPYDVTDHYNSENWSLSKTLEYAYDDYCIARMAEKLGEKQIADEFYKRSLNYKNVYNSQTTFMQPRNNKGTFIENFSPDDYTPHICESNGWQYFWSVQQDVDGLISLVGGKERFTQKLDSMFTYNPSADEDLPIFSTGMIGQYAHGNEPSHHVIYLFNAIGQPWKTQKYAAEVMHELYKNTPAGLCGNEDCGQMSAWYVFSAMGFYPVDPISGKYEIGTPMYPEMKMHLANGKTFTILAPAVSKENIYIQSVKLDGKPYDKSYITHEQIMNGSIFEFEMGNKPGKVWYEIE; translated from the coding sequence ATGAAACTATCAGAATTATCTTTTTGGATTTTGCTTCTTTTCTCTTTTTCAGCGTGTGTATCCCAACAACCGGATGCGGAAACAGAGTGTTATGCAACAGAGTACGTCAATCCTTTTATTGGTACCGATTTTACAGGAAATACTTATCCCGGAGCGCAGGCACCGTTCGGTATGGTGCAGTTAAGCCCCGATAATGGTCTTCCCGGCTGGGATCGCATCTCCGGTTATTTCTATCCGGACAGCACGATTGCAGGTTTCAGCCACACTCATCTTTCGGGTACGGGAGCCGGTGATTTATATGATATATCTTTTATGCCCGTGACTCTGCCTTATAAAGAAGCAGATGCGCCGTTGGGCATTCACTCTTTATTTTCCCATGATGAAGAAACAGCCAGTGCCGGATATTATCAGGTGCGGCTGAAAGATTATGATATCAACGTGGAACTGACAGCAACCGAGCGTTGTGGCATTCAGCGTTATACTTTTCCTGAAGCGGACGCAGCCATATTCCTCAATTTGCGGAAAGCTATGAACTGGGACTTTACGAATGATACCCGCATTGAGGTAGTCGATTCGGTAACTATTCAAGGATACCGTTTTTCTGACGGTTGGGCACGCGACCAGCACATTTATTTCCGTACCCGTTTTTCTAAACCGTTTGCATCCGTGCAGTTAGATACTGCTGCTGTCATCAAAGACGGTAAGCGTATAGGTAGCTCTGCTATTGCCCGTTTTGATTTCCACACAAGTGCGGGGGAACAGATTCTTGTCACTACAGCTATTTCGGGGGTAAGTATGGAAGGCGCAGCACGCAATCTTGCTGCTGAAGCTCCGGCAGACGATTTTGACAAGTATCTGGCTGCTACCCGTAAGAACTGGAACGAGCAACTTTCCAAAGTAGAAATCAAGAGCAATGACATTGACGAGAAAGTCAAGTTCTATACAGCCCTTTATCATTCCATGCTGGCTCCGACTATTTATAGCGATGTGGATGGTGCCTATTATGGTCCTGATAAGCAAGTGCATCAGGCAGACGGATGGACCAATTACAGTACTTTCTCATTATGGGATACCTACCGTGCCGCTCATCCCCTTTATACCTATATCGAACCACAGCGTGTAAATGATATGGTAAAATCCTTTCTAGCCTTTTCCGAACAGAACGGACGTCTTCCGGTATGGAATTTCTATGGAAGTGAAACGGATATGATGATAGGTTATCATGCAGTTCCCGTCATAGTGGATGCTTACTTGAAAGGGATTGGGGATTTTGATCCGAAGAAAGCTTTAGCCGCATGTGTAGCTACAGCCAATATTGATGAATATCGTGGAATAGGATTATATAAAAAATATGGTTATGTGCCTTATGATGTAACGGATCACTATAATTCAGAGAACTGGTCACTTTCTAAAACCCTGGAATACGCTTACGATGATTATTGCATTGCCCGTATGGCGGAGAAACTGGGCGAAAAGCAAATAGCAGATGAATTTTATAAGCGTTCTCTGAATTATAAGAATGTGTATAATTCTCAGACAACCTTCATGCAACCGCGGAATAACAAAGGAACCTTCATTGAGAACTTCAGTCCGGATGATTATACTCCGCATATTTGCGAAAGTAACGGCTGGCAATATTTCTGGTCTGTACAACAAGACGTTGATGGGCTGATCAGTCTGGTTGGAGGTAAGGAACGTTTTACCCAGAAACTGGATAGTATGTTCACTTACAATCCTTCTGCGGATGAAGATCTGCCTATTTTCAGTACTGGAATGATTGGGCAGTATGCACATGGTAATGAACCGAGCCACCATGTCATTTATTTGTTTAATGCCATAGGGCAACCTTGGAAGACTCAGAAGTATGCAGCTGAGGTGATGCATGAATTATATAAGAATACACCTGCCGGTTTGTGTGGGAATGAAGATTGTGGTCAGATGTCTGCCTGGTATGTGTTCAGTGCAATGGGATTCTATCCGGTAGACCCGATTAGCGGCAAATATGAGATAGGTACTCCCATGTATCCTGAGATGAAGATGCATCTGGCTAACGGTAAAACATTTACGATATTGGCACCGGCTGTCAGCAAAGAGAATATTTATATCCAGTCGGTAAAGCTCGACGGAAAACCTTATGATAAAAGTTATATCACGCATGAGCAAATAATGAATGGTTCTATCTTTGAATTTGAGATGGGGAATAAACCGGGTAAAGTGTGGTATGAGATAGAGTGA
- a CDS encoding RNA polymerase sigma-70 factor, translating into MSDNFDLTYKLLFRKYYANLLFYATRIVGDEEAEDVVQDVFVELWRRKDTITVGEQIQAFLYRAVYTRALNVLKHRDIKNTYEAVVTEINQKRIEFYQPDSNDVVKRIEDRELRKELSEAINELPDKCKTVFRLSYLHDMKNKEIADTMGISLRTVEAHMYKALKFLRERLGYLNFMLVLFLLGKV; encoded by the coding sequence ATGAGTGATAACTTTGACCTGACTTATAAACTCCTTTTCCGTAAGTACTACGCCAATCTGCTTTTCTATGCCACGCGCATCGTGGGTGATGAAGAAGCGGAGGACGTAGTACAAGATGTATTTGTAGAATTGTGGCGGCGGAAAGATACGATAACGGTAGGAGAGCAGATACAGGCATTTCTGTATCGGGCGGTGTATACCCGTGCTTTGAATGTACTGAAGCACCGGGATATCAAGAATACTTATGAAGCTGTAGTGACGGAGATCAACCAGAAAAGAATAGAGTTTTATCAGCCGGACAGTAATGATGTCGTGAAGAGGATAGAAGACCGTGAACTCAGAAAGGAACTCTCCGAGGCTATAAATGAATTGCCGGATAAGTGTAAGACGGTCTTTAGACTCAGCTATCTGCATGATATGAAGAATAAGGAAATAGCAGATACTATGGGGATATCATTGCGGACCGTGGAGGCTCATATGTATAAAGCCTTGAAGTTTCTGCGTGAGAGGTTGGGTTACCTGAACTTTATGTTAGTCCTGTTTTTATTAGGTAAGGTATAA
- a CDS encoding FecR family protein, with translation MMKEGMNKLDEELMAKFLMGECSEEELCKVNAWLDESDGNARELFRIEQIYHLGKSEEFADEKKIEKAEKQLFKRLAQEEAKRNKVRRLNAWMRYAAMFIGIFFISGLSYHIYQSQSEESKLVAVTARDEVKELMLPDGTKVWLNKHTTLKYPREFSEKGRNVYIEGEAYFEVKRNTAKPFIVRSEAMQVRVLGTVFNLKSDKTNRSAVATLIKGEIEVKGNHEEGMIVLAPGQKAELNAVTRRLVVKQVDTGIENWHNNQFVFEKADIFTIARTLENSYGVKIILAPDMDATKTYSGTLKKKDSVEETLNLIKSTNALPIEYKIVGNSVFLSSKK, from the coding sequence ATGATGAAGGAAGGAATGAATAAGTTGGATGAAGAATTGATGGCCAAATTCCTTATGGGGGAATGCTCTGAAGAAGAGCTCTGTAAGGTAAATGCATGGCTGGACGAATCGGACGGTAACGCTCGTGAATTGTTCAGGATAGAGCAGATATATCATCTGGGAAAGAGTGAAGAATTTGCGGATGAAAAGAAGATAGAAAAAGCTGAAAAGCAGCTGTTCAAACGGCTGGCACAAGAAGAAGCTAAACGAAATAAGGTGAGAAGATTGAATGCCTGGATGCGGTATGCCGCTATGTTCATAGGTATCTTTTTTATATCCGGTTTGAGTTATCATATTTATCAGTCACAAAGTGAAGAGAGCAAATTGGTTGCCGTCACTGCCCGTGATGAAGTGAAAGAATTAATGTTGCCTGATGGCACTAAGGTTTGGCTGAACAAACATACTACTTTAAAGTATCCACGTGAATTCTCAGAAAAGGGAAGGAATGTATATATAGAAGGGGAAGCCTATTTTGAAGTAAAGAGAAATACGGCGAAACCTTTTATAGTGCGCAGTGAAGCCATGCAGGTAAGAGTTTTGGGAACAGTCTTCAACTTAAAGAGTGACAAGACTAACCGTTCTGCGGTAGCTACACTGATAAAGGGAGAGATTGAAGTGAAAGGTAATCACGAAGAAGGCATGATCGTATTGGCTCCGGGACAAAAAGCGGAATTGAATGCTGTAACTCGCCGTCTGGTAGTGAAACAGGTGGATACAGGCATTGAAAACTGGCATAATAATCAGTTTGTCTTTGAAAAGGCTGACATATTTACGATTGCCCGTACTTTGGAGAATTCTTATGGGGTGAAGATTATTCTGGCGCCTGATATGGATGCTACAAAGACATATTCCGGTACATTAAAGAAGAAAGATAGTGTAGAGGAGACTCTGAATCTGATTAAGAGTACGAATGCGCTTCCCATTGAATATAAAATTGTGGGAAATAGTGTATTTCTGTCTTCAAAGAAATAG